The window AAAGTAAACGGCCTATGCGGCCCCGCTGCACAAAGTGCGTATCAACAATAACCGAATCTATAAAGCCAAGGCCGGCGGTTATTTGCACTTCGCCTTTTATAAGGGCTTCGTTGCTTTGCCCGCGGTATATCATGTGGGTTGATGCAGCTGCAGCGCCGGCAGATGTGCCCGCTATCACAAAATTCTCGTTATTATAACGGCTTTTTAGTATCTGCAAAAATTGGGTGCCTCCAAAAATGGCGGTTAGGCGTAATTGGTCGCCACCGCTAAACATTACTACATCGGCCTTGCTTATGCGCTCTAAATACTCGGGGTTTGCAGCATCCTCGCGGCTTTTTATGTGCAGCACGTTAATATGTGTAACATTTAATTGGTTAAATGCCTTTATATATTCGTTGCCAACCAGCTCGGGTATTTGCGATGCCGTGGTAATTACTTCAACAACAGATCCTTCGTGTTTGTCCGACTCGGTGATGATGCGTTTTAATATCCCTTTTTCAAAAAACTTGATATAATTGGGCTGCCTAATATGTTCAAGTACGCTCACATTGCTGCCCATATCCACAGCACCTCCAATTATAACCAGCTTTCCTTTCGGCACATCCATAATCTTACTATCAGTTATTACAAATTAAAATAAAATTCATTAAAAACTAATGTATTAATTAATAAAAATGCATTTATTGCTGAAAAGATTTTAAAACATTCATAAGTTTTTTAGCTTTAAAATTATTAATCCATCATTTTTAGAAAGCATCTATGAAAATTGAAAATATACAGGTATTACGTGGCCCAAACATTTGGAGTGTTAGCCGTAAAAAGCTGATACAAATGCGCCTTAACCTGGAGGAAATGGAAGAGCGCCCATCCAATACGATAGATGGCTTTTACGAGCGCATGAAAGCCCTTATACCCAGTTTGCATTCGCATCGCTGCTCGCCTGGCGTGCCGGGCGGCTTTTTTGAGCGCGTTATTGCAGGCACATGGATGGGGCATGTAATTGAACACGTTGCTTTAGAGATACAAACCCTTGCCGGTATGGATACCGGTTTTGGTCGCACCCGCGAAACTAAAACCCCGGGTGTATACAATGTGGTATTTGCTTACCTCGAAGAAAAGGTTGGCGTTTTTGCTGCCGAATCGGCTGTGCGCATTGTACAGGCGCTTATAGATGGTGAAGATTACGACCTGGAGAAAGATATACAGCAAATGCGTGAGATACGCGAAAATACCCGACTTGGCCCAAGTACCGGCGCTATTGTGGAAGAAGCCATAGCGCGTAAAATTCCATGGATACGGTTAAACAATCAATCGTTGGTGCAGTTGGGTTATGGCAAAAACCAGGTACGTTTCCGTGCCACCATGACCGAAAAGACCAGCAGCATTGCCGTTGATATTGCCAGTAATAAAGATGAGACCAAACGTTTGCTACAGGAACAGGCTATCCCGGTTGCCAAGGGCATGACCATTAGCAGCACCGAGCAGGTGGTAGAAGCCATTAAACGTATTGGCTTCCCGCTGGTGTTTAAACCGCTTGATGGTAACCACGGCCGTGGCATAAGCATTAACATACAAACCATTGAGGATGCTATTGCAGCCTACGAGTTTGCCGCACGCATATCGCGCCGTGTTATTGTAGAGCGGTTTGTAACCGGGTTTGATTTTAGGGTTTTAGTTATTGATAACAAAATGGTAGCCGCCGCCCTGCGCGACCCTGCCCATGTTAAAGGCGATGGAGAACTAACCATACAACAGCTTATAGATAAAGAAAACACCGACCCACGCCGCGGCTACGGGCACGAAAACGTACTAACCTTAATTGATGTTGACCGCGATACGCTTGATCTGCTGGAAAAGAAAGGCTATACCTTAGATACCGTACCTGCGAAAGGTGAAAAAGTGTTTGTGAAATCGACAGCTAATTTAAGTACGGGCGGTACATCTGTTGATGTTACCGACCATGTGCACCCGCAAAACATTTTTATTTGCGAGCGTATATCTAAGATTATAGGCTTAGATATATGCGGTATAGATATTATGGCCGAAAACCTTACCGAACCGCTTACCGAAAACGGAGGCGTAATATTAGAGGTGAACGCTGCACCCGGCTTTAGGATGCACATTGCACCAAGCGAAGGCTTGGCACGTAACGTGGCAGGGCATGTAATTGATATGCTTTATCCGGCTGGTAAATCGGCACGGATACCTATTATTGCTATTACCGGTACCAACGGTAAAACTACCACCACGCGTCTGATAGCCCACATCGTAAAAAATAATGGGCACCGTGTAGGCTTCACCACTTCTGATGGTATTTACGTGCAAAACAACATGATGATGAAGGGCGATACCACTGGCCCTGTAAGCAGCGAGTTTATTTTAAAAGACCCTACCGTTGATTTTGCCGTGTTGGAAACCGCGCGTGGTGGTATACTGCGCTCGGGCCTGGGTTTTAGCTCGTGTGATATTGGCGTAATAACCAATATACAGGAGGACCACCTGGGGTTATCAGACATACATACCCTTGACGACCTGGCCCGTGTAAAAGGTGTGGTTATAGATTCTGTAAAAAAAGACGGATGGGCAGTTTTAAATGCCGATAACAAGTACTGTGTTGAAATTGGTAAAAAAGCCGATTGTAACGTAGCCTACTTTAGCCGAACAGAAAACAACCCTATTATTAAAGCGCACTGCAAAAAAGGTGGCATAGCGGCTATTTGCGAAAACGGCTATATCACCATACAAAAAGGCGACTGGAAGATACGGGTACAGCGTACCATTTTAATTCCGTTAACTTTTGGCGGTACGGTGCCGTTTATGATAGAGAACGTTTTGGCAGCAGCACTGGCTACTTTTTTACACGGATTTAAAACCGAGGATATTAAAATGTCGCTGGAAACCTTTATACCATCGGCGGCGCAAACACCTGGGCGGATGAACATTTTTGAGTTCAAAGATTTCCGCTTTATGATAGATTTTGCGCACAACCCTGATGGCTTTAACGGTATCAAATCGTTCCTGAGCCATATCGATTCGCCGCTTAAAATAGGGATCATAGCCGGTACCGGCGACAGGCGCGACGATGATATACGCGAGATAGGTAAGATATCGGCAGAGATGTTCGATTACATCATCCTTCGCCAGGAAAAACATCTGCGCGGCCGCACCGAAGAAAACATACTGGAATTATTGATACAGGGGATCAAGTCGGTTGATCATAGCAAATCGTTCGAGATAGTACCCAAAGAAATAGATGCCATTAAACACGCCATGAGCCTTGCCAAGCCGGGTACATTTATTGTTGCCCTAAGCGATGTGGTGGATAATGCCATCGAAACGGTACAAAACTACCAGGAACAAGAACGGAACGGTTTGTTTAACGTGTAGTACCTCACCCTGCCCTCTCCAAAGGAGAGGGTTTGATGAACTGGTTTTAAGTCCTCTCCTTTGGAGAGGATTTAGGTGAGGCTAAATAATAATGCCAAAGCATCATGCTCGCCACAGTTCTGTATGGCTGCCATTGTTGCGCTATTAATATCAAGTCTTCTTTGGGCGTTTCCTTTGGCAGGCCTTTTAGCTTTTTTATGGCGTTTACAATAGCCAGATCGCCAATGGGTAACACATCGGTGTGTTGTAACACAAACATCAGGTAAACATCTACCGTCCAATTACCTATGCCTTTTAAGGCGCATAATTGGCTGCGAATGTCTTCATCTTCCATTTGCTCAAATGCGGCAAGATTAATTTGTCCGCTTAATATAGCCTCAGCCAAAAATTTGATGTACGACGATTTTTGCCGACTGCAGTAACATTCACGCATTTCGGCATCTGTTAATAATAAAACCCTTGCAGGCGTTATCTCGCAAACCCGCTCGCGCAGTTTATTTAAAGCAGATAATGCCGATGCCAACGATACCTGCTGCTCCAGTATAATATGTACCAGTGTTTCAAACGTATTAGGCCTGGTCCACATAGGCGGATAGCCGTAGGTATTAATGATGTTGGCAAGGTCGGCATCCAGTAAGGCCAATTCGTCGCAAATGGAATGATAGGTGGCGTGTGTAAACTGTTGGGGCATATAATTGTTAATTTAAAATTACTAATTTTTTTAGGATATAGCATTTCTATTTCTGATTTTTACATATGATGAATAACCTGCCGCCATTAGCCGAACGTATGCGCCCAAAGTCGTTAGATGATTATGTGGGGCAAAAGCATTTGGTGGGGCCGGGCGCAGTTTTGCGTAAAGCCATTGAAAGCGGCACGTTGCCGTCTATGCTGTTTTGGGGGCCGCCGGGGGTGGGTAAAACCACGCTGGCTTATATCATATCCCAATCGCTTTATCGCCCGTTCTTTTCGCTAAGCGCCATAAATTCGGGCGTTAAAGATGTACGCGAGGTAATAGAAAAAGCTTCGCTTTTAAAAGAGCAGGGCGAAGTATTGCCCATATTGTTTATTGACGAGATACACCGCTTCTCCAAATCGCAGCAGGATTCGCTTTTAGGGGCTGTAGAGCGGGGCATTGTTACGCTGATTGGCGCTACTACCGAAAACCCCTCCTTCGAGGTAATATCGGCTTTGCTATCGCGCTGCCAGGTTTATATTTTAAAACCTTTGGAAGAGCAGGATCTGTTGGATCTGTTAGAAAAGGCTAAGAAGGATGATGTTGTACTCAAGCAAAAAAACATCACCATTAAAGAGCACGAAGCATTGTTGCGCCTAAGCGGCGGCGATGCCCGTAAACTGCTGAATATTTTTGAGTTGCTGGTGAATGCCTTTGACAGTAAAAAAATAGTGCTTACTAATGATATAGTGCTGGAGCATGTACAACAAAACATGGCCCTTTATGATAAAACCGGAGAGCAGCATTACGATATTATTTCGGCCTTTATCAAATCTATGCGCGGCAGCGACCCCAACGGTGCTGTGTATTGGCTGGCCCGTATGATAGTAGGCGGCGAAGACCCGCTGTTTATTGCACGGCGCATGCTGATACTCGCATCGGAGGATATCGGTAATGCCAATCCCAATGCCCTTTTATTGGCTCAGGCTTGCTTCGAGGCGGTGAATAAGATAGGGATGCCCGAATCACAGTTGATATTATCGCAAACGGTTATTTACCTGGCTACATCGCCTAAAAGTAATTCGGCTACCACGGCTATAGGTGCAGCCATTGCTTTGGTGCGAGAAACCGGCGACCTGCCCGTACCCCTGCACCTGCGCAATGCCCCAACCAAACTGATGAAAAACATAGGCTATGGTAAAGATTACAAATATGCCCATAGCTACGAAGGCAACTTTGCCGACCTTGATTTTTTACCAGAGGCCATAAAGGGCACCAAAATTTACAACCCCGGTAACAATGCCCGCGAAAACGAATCAAAAGAAAAGTTAAAGAAGCTTTGGGGCGACCGCTACAAATATTAACCGTTAAGATAAATATTAACTATTACTTGCCCGGTTGCTTTAAAAAGTCTATTTTCCGTACCGGAAACACGGTATTGTAAAATCGCTGAATCTTTTTTTAGAAACATAATTATATGATCTCAACTTTTTTTAGTCACGAGTTAAAATCTTTTTGGCGGTCAAAAAATACGGGCAAAAGCATAGCCATTAAAGCGGTTATGGGGATATTGATCTTGTTCCTGCTGATGTACGTGGTGGTATTGGGTGTTTTCTTAGATCTAATACTGTCCAAGTCGTTTCCGAAGGAGAACCCGACCGTAGCCTTTTGCGGTATCATATTGGTTTACTTCCTGTTCGACCTGCTCATGCGTATGCAATTACAAGAATTACCAACCCTTAAAGTACAGCCTTATTTGCATTTAGCGGTTAAGCGCAATAGTGTGGTTGGTTACCTGGCCTTAGCTGCCCTGTTCTCATTTTTTAACCTGTGGCCCATTATCATCTTTACGCCGTTTTTATTTAAAGTGATATTGCCTGCATCAGGTGGTATAGCGGTGGCTGCATTTTTTGTGTCTATTGTAGCCTTATCGGTGTTTAATAACTACCTGTCGTTGTATGTAAAGCGCAAAGCTAACCTAAACGGGTGGGTGTTTTTAATATTTGGCGCGGCACTTACCTTAATTACCTGCGGCGATTATGTATGGCATTTATACTCGTTGCGCAGTGGTTCATACTACTTTTTTGGCAACTTAATAGGCAAGCCCTATTTGGTGCTATTGCCGCTTATATTGGCAATTACCATGTTTTATGTTAATTTTTATTATCTAAAGGGCAACCTTTACCTCGAGGAACTGAGCACTACAAAAGCATCAGCGTATAAGAGCAGTACCGAGATACCTGTGCTTAGCCGTTTTGGCAGCGTAGGCGATTTGGTAGCCAACGAAATAAAGCTGATACTCCGCAACAAACGCCCGAGATCGGCCCTTTTGATGGGGTTGTTTTTTATGTTTTACGGATTGATATTTTACACGCAGAAAATATACGGGGAGAGTTTTAAGATATTCATAGGAATGTTTATGACCGGTATATTTATTATCAGTTATGGGCAGTTTATGTATAGCTGGCAGGGCTCGCATTTTGATGGTATACTGGTAAGTAAAACCAAGTTCAGCGATTTTTTAAAAGCTAAGTATATGCTGTTTACCATGGTATCTACAGTGGCATTTATACTTACCACGCCTTACGTATACTTTGGCTGGAGAGTAGTAATGATACACTTTATCATGTATCTGTGGAACCTGGGGATTAACACCACCATCGTGTTGTTTTTTGCCAACCGTAACTATAAACGTATCGATTTGTCGAAAGGGGCGTCGTTTAACTGGGAGGGCGTTGGTGCTACGCAATTGTTGTTATCGTTCCCGTTATTGTTTTTCCCTTACCTGGTATTTTTACCCTTTAAATACTTAGATATGCCTAATGTGGGATACGCCGCATTAGCTGTAATAGCACTAATATTTATTGCTACACGTAACTTTTGGATAAAGCAACTTGAAGCTGATTTTTACACCAAACGATTTAAAATAGCCGAAGGCTTCAGAAATAAATAAGACGATGATCGAGATAAAGGATTTGAAAAAGGTTTACAACGGCGTAACCGTAGTAAACATACCCCAACTGGTAATTAACAAAGGCGAAAGCATAGGGCTGGTGGGTAACAATGGTGCCGGTAAAACAACCCTGTTTAGAATGATATTGGACCTGATACGCCCCGAAAGCGGCCAGGTTTTATCAAAAGGCGCACCTGTTGCCGGCGGCGAAGACTGGAAGAATTACACCGCATCGTACCTGGATGAGGGCTTTTTAATAGACTACCTAACTCCCGAAGAGTACCTATACTTTATAGGTGGACTGCATGGCCAAAACAAGGCCCAGGTAGACGAGCACCTGTTGGGTTTAACCGACTTTTTTAACGGAGAGATACTAAAGAAAGGCAAATACATTCGCGACCTGTCAAAGGGTAACCAATGTAAGGTTGGCGTGGGTGCTTGCCTGCTGCAACAACCTGAATTACTGATGC is drawn from Inquilinus sp. KBS0705 and contains these coding sequences:
- a CDS encoding cyanophycinase, translating into MDVPKGKLVIIGGAVDMGSNVSVLEHIRQPNYIKFFEKGILKRIITESDKHEGSVVEVITTASQIPELVGNEYIKAFNQLNVTHINVLHIKSREDAANPEYLERISKADVVMFSGGDQLRLTAIFGGTQFLQILKSRYNNENFVIAGTSAGAAAASTHMIYRGQSNEALIKGEVQITAGLGFIDSVIVDTHFVQRGRIGRLLYAVATNPGILGIGLGEDAGLLITEGNMMEAIGSGLIMLVDGKNIVETNVYDVEIGDPVSIENLKVHVMSIFDKYDLLQHRMIIKKVAKVEEGVFVSAPQDNDLLQ
- the cphA gene encoding cyanophycin synthetase; translation: MKIENIQVLRGPNIWSVSRKKLIQMRLNLEEMEERPSNTIDGFYERMKALIPSLHSHRCSPGVPGGFFERVIAGTWMGHVIEHVALEIQTLAGMDTGFGRTRETKTPGVYNVVFAYLEEKVGVFAAESAVRIVQALIDGEDYDLEKDIQQMREIRENTRLGPSTGAIVEEAIARKIPWIRLNNQSLVQLGYGKNQVRFRATMTEKTSSIAVDIASNKDETKRLLQEQAIPVAKGMTISSTEQVVEAIKRIGFPLVFKPLDGNHGRGISINIQTIEDAIAAYEFAARISRRVIVERFVTGFDFRVLVIDNKMVAAALRDPAHVKGDGELTIQQLIDKENTDPRRGYGHENVLTLIDVDRDTLDLLEKKGYTLDTVPAKGEKVFVKSTANLSTGGTSVDVTDHVHPQNIFICERISKIIGLDICGIDIMAENLTEPLTENGGVILEVNAAPGFRMHIAPSEGLARNVAGHVIDMLYPAGKSARIPIIAITGTNGKTTTTRLIAHIVKNNGHRVGFTTSDGIYVQNNMMMKGDTTGPVSSEFILKDPTVDFAVLETARGGILRSGLGFSSCDIGVITNIQEDHLGLSDIHTLDDLARVKGVVIDSVKKDGWAVLNADNKYCVEIGKKADCNVAYFSRTENNPIIKAHCKKGGIAAICENGYITIQKGDWKIRVQRTILIPLTFGGTVPFMIENVLAAALATFLHGFKTEDIKMSLETFIPSAAQTPGRMNIFEFKDFRFMIDFAHNPDGFNGIKSFLSHIDSPLKIGIIAGTGDRRDDDIREIGKISAEMFDYIILRQEKHLRGRTEENILELLIQGIKSVDHSKSFEIVPKEIDAIKHAMSLAKPGTFIVALSDVVDNAIETVQNYQEQERNGLFNV
- a CDS encoding DNA-3-methyladenine glycosylase 2 family protein, with product MPQQFTHATYHSICDELALLDADLANIINTYGYPPMWTRPNTFETLVHIILEQQVSLASALSALNKLRERVCEITPARVLLLTDAEMRECYCSRQKSSYIKFLAEAILSGQINLAAFEQMEDEDIRSQLCALKGIGNWTVDVYLMFVLQHTDVLPIGDLAIVNAIKKLKGLPKETPKEDLILIAQQWQPYRTVASMMLWHYYLASPKSSPKERT
- a CDS encoding replication-associated recombination protein A, which encodes MNNLPPLAERMRPKSLDDYVGQKHLVGPGAVLRKAIESGTLPSMLFWGPPGVGKTTLAYIISQSLYRPFFSLSAINSGVKDVREVIEKASLLKEQGEVLPILFIDEIHRFSKSQQDSLLGAVERGIVTLIGATTENPSFEVISALLSRCQVYILKPLEEQDLLDLLEKAKKDDVVLKQKNITIKEHEALLRLSGGDARKLLNIFELLVNAFDSKKIVLTNDIVLEHVQQNMALYDKTGEQHYDIISAFIKSMRGSDPNGAVYWLARMIVGGEDPLFIARRMLILASEDIGNANPNALLLAQACFEAVNKIGMPESQLILSQTVIYLATSPKSNSATTAIGAAIALVRETGDLPVPLHLRNAPTKLMKNIGYGKDYKYAHSYEGNFADLDFLPEAIKGTKIYNPGNNARENESKEKLKKLWGDRYKY
- a CDS encoding ABC transporter ATP-binding protein, with product MIEIKDLKKVYNGVTVVNIPQLVINKGESIGLVGNNGAGKTTLFRMILDLIRPESGQVLSKGAPVAGGEDWKNYTASYLDEGFLIDYLTPEEYLYFIGGLHGQNKAQVDEHLLGLTDFFNGEILKKGKYIRDLSKGNQCKVGVGACLLQQPELLMLDEPFANIDPSTQFRLKNILKEQNSKGVTTLVSSHDLNHVTDVCERILLMEKGKVIKDIATGSSTLSELEEYFGVGQISNTIGAIDTEENH